Proteins from one Hoplias malabaricus isolate fHopMal1 chromosome 2, fHopMal1.hap1, whole genome shotgun sequence genomic window:
- the LOC136687211 gene encoding serine protease FAM111A-like: MSHSHSFQFRFHGKPDHDFQVNCTSSGTVLQSLELSYKFKQSMGYHPFVIERENSTTDGVITEHFPCSLIRDKETLTIYTFPKEKQEKEEMLQSKVKKQKSEDAEDLQKTQRPSGEWITFSVNSQGGKNTKTKRVVSSAIVRNQFKTLCVYADSDETIASAMRRDGRFAESVSEDGCELHDTNNKTTIEINQNVKSLQGRNYEICLPLGEKGKPTDKQKASASDSHTMPSTADKDTSENTNKTGINEKPGDINFQKETIIMPDFGDISKTMQKNYAKSIQPFSEMLKVEKLVDLSKSVCRIRVGDSQGTGFLLFDSFILTNAHVIEGSFVSQSRKLTSSATVNFDLRSGRALDKEFPLCSEVFAYFKGKDNRGRFIDFALLKLQDDSVDISKLPRLLQEYTSNKKECGICIIGHPETDEKRKDVSCIVPHQTTGQDTGNALQFSVKCSLSYSQSEVIGVNFFIATYNTCFYEGSSGSPVFDEDCKLIAMHTGGFFTNEKQFHIIGFAIPLYSVIWNIMGQMYSRDSPKEMIVFIKEATQNPHLEELLMECVKELAKPQPVPDRNVQLLKEIYSEAEKSHWEGLLKMMNDMVIPVFEEPEPMECSPVKTYNSPPLHRFPS; this comes from the exons ATGTCACATTCACATTCTTTTCAGTTCCGGTTCCATGGAAAGCCTGATCATGATTTTCAAGTCAACTGCACCTCATCTGGAACAGTGTTACAGTCACTAGAATTAAGTTATAAGTTCAAGCAAAGCATGGGGTACCATCCCTTTGTCATTGAAAGAGAAAACAGCACCACTGATGGTGTCATTACAGAACATTTTCCCTGTAGCCTAATCAGAGATAAAGAAACACTCACCATATACACCTTTCCAAAAGAAAagcaagagaaagaagaaatgtTACAATCCAAAGTGAAGAAGCAGAAATCAGAGGATGCAGAGGATCTCCAAAAGACACAAAGACCTAGTGGAGAGTGGATCACCTTCAGTGTGAATTCTCAAGGAGGCAAAAACACTAAGACTAAACGAGTGGTCAGCAGTGCAATAGTTAGGAATCAGTTCAAAACCCTCTGTGTGTACGCAGACAGCGATGAGACAATTGCATCAGCCATGAGGAGAGATGGACGTTTTGCTGAGAGTGTATCAGAAGATGGATGTGAACTGCATGACactaataacaaaacaacaataGAGATCAATCAGAATGTTAAAAGTCTTCAGGGCCGTAATTATGAAATCTGTCTGCCGCTGGGAGAAAAAGGAAAACCTACTGACAAACAAAAAGCATCTGCTTCAGACTCCCACACTATGCCTTCAACGGCTGATAAAGATACAtcagaaaacacaaacaagacAGGAATTAATGAAAAGCCAGGAGATATAAATTTTCAAAAGGAAACCATCATTATGCCGGACTTTGGAGACATTTCGAAAACCATGCAGAAGAATTATGCAAAAAGTATTCAACCATTCTCAGAAATGTTAAAAGTAGAGAAACTTGTGGATCTGAGCAAATCTGTCTGTAGGATCAGGGTTGGAGATAGTCAGGGTACAGGCTTTCTGCTCTTTGATAGTTTCATCCTGACTAATGCACATGTAATTGAAGGAAGTTTTGTAAGCCAATCAAGAAAGCTAACAAGTTCAGCTACTGTTAATTTTGACCTGAGAAGTGGAAGAGCATTAGATAAGGAGTTTCCACTGTGCTCAGAAgtttttgcttattttaaagGCAAAGATAACAGAGGAAGATTCATTGACTTTGCACTTCTGAAGCTCCAGGACGATTCTGTGGACATTTCCAAATTACCCAGACTTCTCCAGGAGTACACCTCCAATAAAAAAGAGTGTGGAATATGCATCATTGGTCACCCTGAGACTGATGAGAAAAGAAAGGATGTGTCCTGCATAGTCCCACATCAAACAACTGGCCAAGACACAGGGAATGCTCTTCAATTCAGTGTGAAATGTTCTCTTAGTTACTCACAATCTGAGGTCATAGGGGTCAATTTCTTTATTGCAACATACAACACTTGTTTCTATGAAGGCTCTTCTGGATCTCCTGTCTTTGATGAAGACTGTAAACTCATTGCCATGCACACTGGTGGATTTTTCACTAATGAAAAGCAGTTCCATATCATTGGGTTTGCAATCCCCCTCTATTCTGTCATTTGGAACATTATGGGCCAGATGTATTCCAGAGATTCTCCAAAAGAGATGATTGTGTTCATCAAGGAAGCCACACAAAATCCCCACTTAGAAGAACTTCTAATGGAATGTGTTAAGGAATTGGCAAAACCACAGCCAGTTCCTGACAGAAATGTACAATTGTTGAAGGAAATCTATTCAGAAGCAGAAAAGAGTCACTGGGAAGGTCTGCTGAAGATGATGAATGACATGGTTATTCCA gtCTTTGAAGAACCAGAGCCGATGGAGTGCAGTCCAGTTAAAACCTACAACTCGCCACCACTGCATAGATTTCCCTCTTGA